In a single window of the Elaeis guineensis isolate ETL-2024a chromosome 6, EG11, whole genome shotgun sequence genome:
- the LOC105036403 gene encoding LOW QUALITY PROTEIN: putative disease resistance protein RGA4 (The sequence of the model RefSeq protein was modified relative to this genomic sequence to represent the inferred CDS: inserted 2 bases in 2 codons; deleted 2 bases in 1 codon), with product MQISSFPFNPIHEAFDAAILLHTSLHDSSLPLYSDFLYLHSFIAGNPSLFWLIEKEVSMITKALISKLVDGXATVKNEVARFFGVTDDIARLQETFETIKAVLADAERKKIQSEAINNGLKKLKXVMYDADDIIEEYQIEVKKSKVAASFGPQPSSYFSVGMPVVKKMRFTHQVGSRIQELNHTLEDILVEKSKFDLQLSSAGRDDHQSTSQVSRMTSSVPDPDIVGSNIDNDTDKLAELLIKGDTRENIIAYAIVGIGGIGKTTLARRTFNDERITANIPMKLWVCVSTDFEETSLLKDIITQAGGSPGGASSRALLEPMVREAVINKKFLLVLDDLWNQKVWNDLLRNPLQSGATGSRVLVTRRNEGVALQMKAVAPHHKVELLSAEDGWTLLCKKVVLSGEEREIDHLKDIGKEIVEKCGRLPLAIKTIGGVLSTKSRNKKNWEKVFKVLSNNSWTGLPEESQPALYLSYEDLPSHLKQCFLYCSLFPEDCEFYRRNLSRYWISEGFIQEGDLTLEELGEDYYGDLVPRSFLQPVPWSNDDSICTVHDVLWSFARFLAGDENFFVKDGVEVVNISSSVKRRRLKGRVTEEKRQEFIDALEEHKSLRTLLLHLEGSQVEENDVNNLIKKTPRLRVLDLSGSRIIKLPDSLGNLMHLRYLNLSDSDISDLPESIGNLVNLQFLILRCCRNLRSLPKGIGKLHNLRCLDIFGTELEGIPTEIANLHRLNTLINFTLRNNNSNSGWCTLEELRSLKELKMLEINALERALNEGRVGGLNALRDMFQLEVLELRCAPYGVDDDGRECDYGEVEIKRIEEVFEATLCPPSPSRLESLTINGFFGLHYPSWIASSSTHSLLPELRRLELLLWVICPRLPPLGKLPNLENLWIEGADAVRKIGTEFWGQEPDCSGDQGSGIQISFPKLTTLIFEDMDNWEEWEWEVKDDDRLIAVPNLKELTLTTCPKLRSFPSGLVHHATTLTKLQMVACDSLKAIRGFSSIKELEISYSPNIEGVSDLPSLKISKLRDDEMQSLPEGFHGGPPDFPALNKLEIMASNQLLCRCLPDGSDWSKIEHIPYVSARNFSASRYISKSPSVFSTNLNDYCWV from the exons ATGCAAATCTCCTCCTTCCCCTTCAATCCCATCCATGAAGCTTTTGATGCTGCCATCCTTCTCCATACTAGCCTCCATGACTCCTCCCTCCCCCTCTACAGTGACTTCCTCTACCTCCACTCCTTCATCGCCGGCAACCCCTCATT ATTTTGGTTGATAGAAAAGGAGGTGTCGATGATAACTAAGGCCCTCATCTCTAAGCTCGTCGATG TGGCCACGGTGAAGAATGAGGTGGCCAGGTTTTTCGGTGTGACCGACGATATCGCACGGCTTCAAGAAACTTTTGAAACAATAAAAGCCGTCCTCGCCGATGCGGAGAGGAAAAAGATTCAGAGCGAAGCCATAAACAACGGGCTCAAGAAGCTCA GAGTCATGTACGATGCTGACGACATCATAGAGGAATACCAAATCGAGGTCAAGAAATCTAAAGTTGCAGCCTCCTTTGGACCTCAACCCTCCTCTTATTTTTCTGTTGGGATGCCAGTAGTCAAGAAGATGAGGTTTACTCACCAGGTTGGTAGCAGAATCCAAGAACTCAACCATACGCTGGAGGACATCTTGGTAGAGAAATCTAAATTTGATCTCCAGCTCTCCTCCGCCGGCCGCGATGACCATCAATCCACTTCTCAAGTTAGCAGGATGACATCTTCCGTACCTGACCCTGATATCGTGGGGTCCAATATCGATAATGATACTGACAAACTGGCAGAGTTGTTGATTAAGGGGGACACTCGGGAAAACATTATTGCATATGCCATCGTAGGAATTGGTGGAATTGGCAAGACCACTCTTGCTCGGAGGACTTTTAACGACGAAAGGATAACAGCCAACATCCCGATGAAGCTGTGGGTCTGCGTCTCCACAGATTTTGAAGAGACTAGTTTACTGAAAGACATCATCACTCAGGCAGGGGGCAGTCCAGGAGGCGCCTCCAGCAGAGCACTGCTCGAGCCCATGGTTCGAGAGGCTGTCATAAATAAGAAATTCTTGCTTGTCTTGGATGACTTATGGAACCAAAAGGTATGGAATGATTTACTCCGAAACCCCTTGCAGAGTGGGGCAACGGGAAGTAGGGTCCTTGTGACCAGAAGAAACGAAGGGGTTGCATTGCAAATGAAGGCTGTAGCACCTCATCATAAAGTGGAGCTTTTATCTGCTGAAGATGGTTGGACGCTGCTATGCAAGAAGGTGGTTTTGAGCGGGGAGGAGAGAGAGATCGATCATTTAAAGGATATTGGAAAAGAGATTGTGGAGAAATGTGGCCGCCTCCCTCTTGCTATTAAGACCATTGGAGGAGTTTTATCAACAAAGAGCAGGAACAAGAAAAATTGGGAGAAAGTGTTTAAAGTCCTTTCAAACAATTCTTGGACCGGCCTTCCCGAAGAGTCTCAACCAGCACTGTACTTGAGTTATGAAGACCTGCCATCTCATCTTAAGCAGTGCTTTTTATATTGCTCGCTGTTCCCTGAGGACTGTGAATTCTATCGTCGCAATCTAAGTCGTTACTGGATCTCTGAAGGGTTCATCCAGGAAGGAGATCTAACATTGGAAGAGTTAGGTGAAGATTATTATGGGGATCTTGTTCCGAGGAGTTTTTTGCAACCTGTTCCCTGGTCCAATGATGATTCTATATGCACTGTGCATGATGTACTATGGTCTTTTGCTCGATTTTTAGCAGGAGATGAGAACTTTTTTGTGAAAGATGGGGTTGAAGTCGTAAATATTTCATCTTCAGTGAAGCGACGTCGCTTAAAGGGTCGCGTTACAGAAGAAAAGCGCCAAGAATTTATTGATGCATTGGAAGAGCACAAATCCTTGAGGACTCTACTGCTACACTTGGAAGGATCACAGGTGGAAGAGAATGATGTCAACAACCTGATTAAGAAGACACCGCGTCTGAGAGTACTAGACCTTTCTGGATCTCGGATCATAAAATTGCCAGACTCCTTGGGAAATCTCATGCATCTACGTTATTTAAATTTGTCAGATTCTGATATAAGTGACCTACCAGAGAGCATAGGAAACCTTGTAAATCTGCAGTTCTTGATCCTCCGATGTTGCAGAAATCTACGCAGCCTTCCTAAAGGCATCGGAAAGTTGCACAACCTGCGGTGTCTTGACATTTTTGGAACAGAACTGGAGGGT ATACCTACCGAAATTGCAAACTTGCATCGACTGAACACACTGATAAATTTTACGCTCAGGAACAACAATAGCAATAGTGGTTGGTGTACACTGGAAGAATTGAGATCTCTAAAAGAGCTTAAAATGCTCGAAATCAACGCGCTGGAGAGGGCATTGAATGAGGGTCGAGTTGGAGGACTAAATGCACTGAGAGACATGTTCCAGCTTGAAGTGCTAGAGTTGAGGTGCGCACCTTATGGAGTTGATGATGATGGACGAGAATGTGATTACGGAGAAGTGGAGATCAAAAGAATTGAGGAGGTCTTTGAGGCGACGCTCTGCCCACCATCACCGTCACGCCTAGAATCTCTTACAATCAATGGTTTCTTTGGACTCCATTACCCAAGTTGGATAGCATCTAGCAGTACGCACTCGCTCCTCCCAGAGCTAAGACGGTTGGAGCTCTTATTATGGGTGATTTGCCCGCGACTTCCACCGCTAGGGAAGCTCCCCAACTTGGAAAACCTCTGGATAGAAGGTGCAGATGCTGTCAGAAAGATAGGGACCGAATTTTGGGGTCAGGAACCTGACTGCAGCGGAGATCAAGGAAGCGGGATACAAATTTCATTCCCTAAGTTGACAACATTGATATTCGAAGATATGGACAATTGGGAGGAATGGGAATGGGAGGTGAAGGATGATGACAGGCTGATAGCCGTACCGAACTTAAAAGAATTGACGCTTACTACGTGTCCGAAGTTGAGGTCTTTTCCTTCTGGCCTTGTTCACCACGCCACTACCTTAACAAAGCTGCAAATGGTAGCTTGTGATAGTCTAAAGGCAATCAGGGGCTTTTCCTCTATCAAAGAATTGGAAATATCATACAGCCCTAATATAGAGGGTGTTTCGGACCTTCCTAGCTTGAAGATATCGAAGTTGAGAGATGATGAGATGCAGTCCCTACCAGAGGGGTTTCATGGAGGACCACCTGATTTCCCTGCACTCAATAAGCTTGAGATCATGGCCAGCAACCAACTACTCTGCAGATGCCTCCCGGATGGCTCGGATTGGTCCAAAATCGAACATATCCCCTACGTATCTGCCAGGAATTTTAGTGCATCCAGATACATCTCCAAGAGTCCCTCTGTGTTCAGCACCAACTTAAAtgattattgttgggtataa